A window of the Sabethes cyaneus chromosome 1, idSabCyanKW18_F2, whole genome shotgun sequence genome harbors these coding sequences:
- the LOC128740059 gene encoding phosphatidylinositol-3-phosphatase SAC1, with the protein MASWEIHDDMNLYITADKFYIEPNGKGEVLIIDRISRETSLQVKTSQLPHGIQVRKICGILGVIKLISGFHLVVMTHRIFVGIVNAQVIWRLAGFDIIPFVPSLTHLSDTQKVQNSVYVAMVRQVLDTPYYYFSYTYDITHTLQRLHSMPPDFLHTGLYERADLRFVWNGYLLKHFHRPELRQYCLPIILGFVSINDVMVNGHAFQWILMSRRSVHRAGTRLFCRGIDQTGNVANYVETEQIIDVRGDKVSFVQTRGSIPLYWRQTPNLKYKPPPELVAGRDHLIACSKHLDMQLIHYGRQVLVNLIDHRGAEDVLEKAFATTISTLGNQNVRYESYDFHAECRKMRYDRLNILIARLAHEQDEFSVFHLRRDGTLLSSQDGVFRTNCIDCLDRTNVVQSMLAKRSLEQSLMRLGVLTSGQRIDPSSTFEWLFKGVWADNADLVSVQYSGTGALKTDFTRTGKRTKMGLLRDGVNSMTRYYKNNFNDGVRQDAIDLFLGNYAVQDGEGLTVQCPLVIQKGWKYGTFPVVLLFAFAMFFASAVYPQEYNTENLLFILFWGSMVGVTGAGILKYGVEFVDWPKLLPATRSKMDA; encoded by the exons ATGGCTTCCTGGGAGATTCACGACGATATGAACCT CTACATCACGGCCGATAAGTTCTACATCGAACCAAACGGTAAAGGTGAAGTGCTAATAATTGATCGGATCAGCCGGGAAACCTCTCTGCAAG tcaAAACCAGCCAGCTTCCACATGGGATTCAGGTTCGGAAAATATGCGGCATCCTGGGCGTGATTAAACTGATAAGCGGCTTCCACTTGGTCGTGATGACCCATCGAATATTTGTCGGTATCGTTAATGCACAGGTAATCTGGCGTTTGGCCGGATTCGACATCATTCCATTCGTGCCGTCGTTGACGCATTTGAGCGATACTCAG AAAGTACAGAACAGCGTCTATGTGGCAATGGTGCGGCAGGTGCTGGACACTCCGTACTACTACTTTTCGTACACGTACGACATCACGCACACCCTGCAGCGTCTGCACTCGATGCCGCCGGATTTCCTGCATACCGGACTGTACGAACGAGCGGATCTGCGTTTCGTTTGGAACGGATATCTGCTGAAGCATTTCCACCGGCCGGAGCTGCGACAGTACTGTTTGCCCATTATTCTGGGCTTCGTTTCTATCAACGACGTTATGGTGAATGGGCATGCCTTCCAGTGGATTTTGATGTCACGCCGTTCGGTGCACCGTGCCGGAACACGTCTGTTTTGTCGGGGCATCGACCAGACGGGAAACGTGGCGAATTATGTCGAAACCGAGCAGATCATCGACGTACGAGGGGATAAAGTTTCGTTCGTACAGACGCGTGGCAGCATTCCGCTCTACTGGCGACAGACGCCGAATTTGAAGTACAAACCCCCGCCGGAGTTGGTGGCTGGCcgggatcatctgattgcctgCTCGAAGCATCTGGATATGCAGCTGATTCACTACGGTCGGCAGGTGCTGGTCAACCTAATCGATCATCGCGGCGCCGAGGATGTGCTGGAGAAGGCTTTTGCGACAACGATTTCGACCTTGGGGAACCAGAATGTCCGCTACGAATCGTACGACTTCCATGCGGAGTGTCGCAAAATGCGCTACGATCGGTTGAACATTCTAATCGCCCGGTTGGCCCACGAGCAGGACGAGTTCAGCGTGTTTCATCTGAGAAGGGATGGAACGTTGCTCTCGTCGCAGGATGGCGTTTTCCGTACGAACTGCATCGACTGTCTGGACCGGACGAACGTCGTCCAGAGCATGCTGGCCAAGCGCAGCTTGGAGCAGAGTCTGATGAGGCTAGGTGTGTTGACCAGCGGTCAACGGATCGATCCCAGTTCGACCTTTGAGTGGCTTTTCAAGGGG GTCTGGGCAGATAATGCCGATTTGGTGTCGGTCCAGTACAGTGGAACCGGCGCACTAAAGACGGACTTTACCCGCACCGGCAAGCGCACCAAGATGGGCTTGCTGCGCGACGGTGTAAACTCGATGACACGTTATTATAAGAACAATTTCAACGACGGCGTCCGGCAGGATGCCATTGATCTGTTTCTCGGAAACTATGCCGTACAGGATGGCGAAGGACTAACCGTTCAGTGCCCGTTGGTGATTCAGAAGGGCTGGAAGTATGGAACA TTCCCGGTGGTACTGCTATTTGCGTTCGCCATGTTCTTCGCATCGGCCGTCTATCCTCAGGAGTACAACACGGAAAACCTGCTGTTTATTCTATTCTGGGGCTCAATGGTCGGTGTCACCGGAGCTGGCATACTAAAGTACGGTGTTGAGTTCGTGGATTGGCCCAAACTGCTACCGGCAACGCGGTCCAAGATGGATGCCTGA